From a single Streptomyces sp. 1331.2 genomic region:
- a CDS encoding MarR family winged helix-turn-helix transcriptional regulator — MSDEEALVAVEREVALMFRRGRARVAELSRRVHPGLEGMAYSMLGYIEQAGRVRVTDVGVHFAVGKATVSRQIRALEELGLVARETDPLDRRAALVSLTEEGRRRYLAARDVRMGRVREMIGGWVAEDVVRFGELLRRFNDVLGEAPAE, encoded by the coding sequence GTGAGCGACGAGGAAGCCCTGGTGGCGGTGGAGCGCGAGGTCGCGCTGATGTTCCGGCGGGGCCGGGCCAGAGTGGCGGAACTCTCACGCCGGGTGCACCCCGGCCTGGAGGGCATGGCGTACAGCATGCTCGGCTACATCGAGCAGGCCGGGCGGGTCCGGGTGACGGACGTCGGCGTGCACTTCGCGGTGGGCAAGGCGACGGTGAGCCGGCAGATCCGGGCGCTGGAGGAGCTGGGCCTGGTCGCCCGGGAGACGGACCCGCTGGACCGGCGGGCCGCGCTGGTCTCGCTGACCGAGGAGGGGCGGCGGCGCTACCTGGCCGCCCGGGACGTCCGGATGGGGCGGGTGCGGGAGATGATCGGCGGCTGGGTGGCGGAGGACGTGGTCCGCTTCGGGGAACTGCTGCGCCGCTTCAATGACGTCCTGGGGGAGGCGCCGGCCGAGTGA
- a CDS encoding ABC transporter permease, whose product MAAPGQGFIAELKSAVTPRAALLVIGVLLLQLGFITSYVGALHKPAPHNLSIAVVAPPQVAPKLVGALEAVPNDAVRAVTAPDAETATAQIKDQKIYAAWVVNPSGTEDTLLVGGARGPSAAKAAETITTAIDKNQGRTVKVEDVVPLAKGDTNGLSAFYLVIGWCVGGYLVASILGISAGSKPANAHRLLIRLGALALYSVVAGIGGAVIAGPVLDALPGSVLGQSALGALVVFSVGAFTMALQCLFGIIGIGLAVLVFVVLGNPSAGGVYPAPMMPPFWRAIGSVIPNGAGTSASKSIAYFGSTNLGMPILVLVIWALVGIGIAFLAVLRGPRAEQREPAAVEAQGVSDRS is encoded by the coding sequence ATGGCAGCGCCTGGGCAGGGTTTCATCGCCGAACTGAAGAGCGCGGTCACCCCGCGCGCGGCACTGCTCGTGATCGGAGTGCTGCTGCTCCAACTCGGCTTCATCACCTCCTACGTCGGGGCGCTGCACAAGCCCGCCCCGCACAACCTCTCCATCGCAGTGGTCGCCCCGCCGCAGGTCGCCCCCAAGCTGGTCGGGGCGCTGGAGGCGGTCCCGAACGACGCCGTCAGGGCCGTCACCGCGCCGGACGCCGAGACCGCGACCGCGCAGATCAAGGACCAGAAGATCTACGCCGCCTGGGTCGTGAACCCGTCCGGCACCGAGGACACCCTGCTGGTAGGCGGCGCCCGCGGCCCATCCGCCGCCAAGGCCGCCGAGACGATCACCACCGCGATCGACAAGAACCAGGGCCGTACGGTCAAGGTCGAGGACGTCGTGCCGCTCGCCAAGGGCGACACCAACGGCCTCTCCGCCTTCTACCTGGTGATCGGCTGGTGCGTCGGCGGCTACCTGGTCGCCTCGATCCTCGGCATCAGCGCCGGCTCCAAGCCGGCCAACGCCCACCGCCTGCTGATCCGGCTGGGCGCCCTGGCGCTCTATTCGGTCGTGGCCGGCATCGGCGGCGCGGTCATCGCCGGGCCGGTACTGGACGCGCTGCCCGGCTCGGTCCTCGGCCAGTCCGCCCTCGGCGCGCTGGTGGTCTTCTCGGTCGGCGCCTTCACCATGGCGCTGCAGTGTCTGTTCGGGATCATCGGCATCGGCCTCGCGGTGCTGGTCTTCGTCGTCCTGGGCAACCCCAGCGCGGGCGGGGTCTACCCGGCGCCGATGATGCCGCCGTTCTGGCGGGCCATCGGCTCGGTCATCCCGAACGGCGCCGGCACCAGCGCGAGCAAGTCGATCGCCTACTTCGGCTCGACCAACCTGGGGATGCCGATCCTGGTCCTGGTGATCTGGGCGCTGGTCGGCATCGGCATCGCCTTCCTCGCCGTCCTGCGCGGCCCCCGCGCCGAGCAGCGCGAGCCCGCCGCCGTCGAGGCTCAGGGCGTGTCCGACAGGTCCTGA
- a CDS encoding ROK family transcriptional regulator, protein MREPDAVRTGPASQQGMRRANLALVLGVIASGPRSRAEVAAETGLTRAAVSSLAEQLIAGGLLVEEGPAAPSGKVGRPGTALGLNPLGPGGLGAEIGVRHLGACVVDLRGEVRAWRREESANHGREPAAVMADLARLLRSAVAEAGLRPAGLALAVPGLVGSSGAVLQRAANLGWRDVPLAAEMRAALRPAADGLAELPVEADNEANLGGLAERWLGDGAEDFLYVSAEAGVGAAIVVGGRLLRGARGYAGEFGHVPVHPDGPRCACGAHGCLEQYAGEAAVLRAAGLTGARGDWVALLADRAAAGDEPARAALAGAGTALGIAASGAVNLLDPAEVVLGGGFARLAPWLLPAMRAELAARVTVRPWADDRLTVSRLGRRGPLLGAAVGVVRAVVADPGSIAGG, encoded by the coding sequence ATGCGCGAGCCGGACGCCGTCCGGACCGGGCCTGCCAGCCAGCAGGGGATGCGCCGGGCCAATCTGGCCCTGGTGCTCGGGGTGATCGCGAGCGGCCCGCGCTCGCGCGCCGAGGTGGCCGCCGAGACCGGGCTGACCAGGGCCGCGGTCTCCTCCCTCGCCGAACAGCTGATCGCCGGCGGCCTGCTGGTCGAGGAGGGCCCCGCCGCACCCAGCGGCAAGGTCGGCCGCCCCGGTACCGCGCTCGGCCTCAACCCGCTCGGGCCCGGCGGCCTCGGCGCCGAGATCGGCGTCCGGCACCTGGGCGCCTGCGTGGTCGACCTGCGCGGCGAGGTCCGCGCCTGGCGGCGCGAGGAGAGCGCCAACCACGGCCGGGAGCCCGCCGCCGTCATGGCCGACCTCGCCCGGCTGCTGCGCTCGGCCGTCGCCGAAGCCGGCCTGCGCCCGGCCGGGCTGGCCCTGGCCGTCCCCGGACTGGTCGGTTCCTCCGGCGCGGTGCTGCAGCGGGCCGCCAACCTGGGCTGGCGGGACGTCCCGCTGGCCGCCGAAATGCGTGCGGCGCTGCGGCCGGCCGCGGACGGCCTGGCCGAGCTGCCGGTCGAGGCCGACAACGAGGCCAACCTGGGCGGCCTGGCCGAACGCTGGCTGGGCGACGGCGCCGAGGACTTCCTGTACGTCTCCGCCGAGGCCGGGGTCGGCGCGGCGATCGTGGTCGGCGGCCGGCTGCTGCGCGGGGCGCGCGGTTACGCGGGCGAGTTCGGCCACGTGCCGGTCCACCCCGACGGGCCGCGCTGCGCCTGCGGGGCGCACGGCTGCCTGGAGCAGTACGCGGGCGAGGCGGCCGTGTTGCGGGCGGCCGGACTGACCGGTGCCCGGGGCGACTGGGTGGCACTGCTCGCCGACCGCGCCGCGGCCGGCGACGAACCGGCCCGCGCGGCCCTGGCCGGGGCCGGCACCGCCCTCGGCATCGCGGCGAGCGGCGCGGTCAACCTGCTGGACCCGGCCGAGGTGGTGCTGGGCGGCGGCTTCGCCCGGCTGGCGCCCTGGCTGCTGCCCGCCATGCGGGCCGAGCTGGCCGCCCGGGTGACCGTCCGGCCGTGGGCCGACGACCGGCTGACCGTCTCCCGGCTGGGCCGCCGCGGCCCGCTGCTGGGTGCGGCGGTGGGCGTCGTGCGCGCCGTGGTCGCCGACCCGGGCTCGATCGCGGGCGGCTGA
- a CDS encoding GtrA family protein — protein sequence MPSPTQRALARVPDRLRPFLLRHRRLVKFLLVGGTCFALTMVINLQLKFTVLQHKPVVALTVATVIATVVSYVLNRRWAFRAGGRQREALLFFVVSAVAVGVNVVPLVISRYVLDLREPYISSFAQEAADFLSGMVVGTFVAMLFRFWAMQRWVFTRLAEPASTRPALVATAPPEPGYAAPEMPRDVP from the coding sequence ATGCCGTCCCCCACGCAGCGCGCGCTGGCCCGGGTGCCGGACCGGCTGCGCCCCTTCCTGCTGCGGCACCGCCGACTGGTGAAGTTCCTGCTGGTCGGCGGCACCTGCTTCGCGCTCACCATGGTGATCAACCTCCAACTCAAGTTCACCGTGCTGCAGCACAAGCCGGTGGTCGCACTGACCGTCGCCACGGTGATCGCCACCGTCGTCTCGTACGTGCTGAACCGCCGCTGGGCCTTCCGGGCCGGCGGCCGGCAGCGCGAGGCCCTGCTGTTCTTCGTGGTCAGCGCGGTGGCGGTCGGGGTCAACGTCGTACCACTGGTGATCTCCCGGTACGTCCTGGACCTGCGCGAGCCGTACATCAGCTCCTTCGCCCAGGAAGCCGCGGACTTCCTCAGCGGCATGGTCGTCGGCACCTTCGTCGCGATGCTGTTCCGTTTCTGGGCGATGCAGCGGTGGGTCTTCACCCGGCTCGCCGAGCCCGCGTCCACCCGGCCCGCCCTGGTCGCGACGGCGCCCCCGGAACCCGGTTACGCTGCACCCGAGATGCCACGGGACGTGCCGTAA
- the lon gene encoding endopeptidase La, protein MASTSTPLTLPVLPLDDEVVLPGMVVPLDLKDTEVRAAVEAARSAAGGPGKPQVLLVPRVDGSYAAVGTLATVEQVGRLADGDPAALVRAVRRVRIGVGTTGPGAALWVETTPFKESSVGMPVAGRAAELVKEYKALSTQWLRKRGAWQIVDRVAQIEGVGELADNIGYAPFATAEQKLKVLLEADQVARLEYALTLLRDHLAEEEVNDTIRKDVEEGVAKQQKEFLLRRQLEAVRKELAELNGDPADEEGDYRARVESADLPEKVREAALKEVDKLERSSDQSPEGSWIRTWLDTVLELPWNERSEDAYDIAGARAVLDADHAGLADVKDRIVEYLAVRKRRADQGLGLVGGRRGGAVLALVGPPGVGKTSLGESVARAMGRSFVRVALGGVRDEAEIRGHRRTYVGAQPGRLVRAIKEAGSMNPVVLLDEIDKVGSDYRGDPAAALLEVLDPAQNHTFRDHYLEVELDLSDVVFLATANVLEAIPEPLLDRMELVRLDGYTEDEKVVIARDHLLPRQLEKAGLGGEQVSVDEEALRRLAGEYTREAGVRNLERSIARVLRKIAAQAELGERELPAAVGAADLRALIGRPHHVPESAQEPAERRTAVPGVATGLAVTGAGGDVLYIEASLADAETGGTGLTLTGQLGDVMKESAHIALSYLRSRGAELELPVTSLRDRGVHLHVPAGAVPKDGPSAGITMTTALASLLSGRKVRTDVAMTGEVSLTGRVLPIGGVKQKLLAADRAGVTTVIIPKRNEADLDDVPAEVLERLTVHPVADVREVLTLALEPAEVLVAA, encoded by the coding sequence ATGGCATCGACGTCCACACCGCTCACCCTGCCCGTCCTGCCGCTCGACGACGAGGTCGTGCTGCCGGGCATGGTCGTTCCGCTGGACCTGAAGGACACCGAGGTGCGCGCCGCCGTCGAGGCCGCCCGCTCCGCGGCCGGCGGCCCCGGCAAGCCGCAGGTCCTGCTGGTCCCGCGGGTGGACGGCTCGTACGCGGCGGTCGGCACGCTGGCCACCGTGGAGCAGGTCGGACGGCTGGCCGACGGCGATCCGGCGGCGCTGGTGCGCGCCGTGCGCCGGGTCCGCATCGGGGTCGGCACCACCGGCCCCGGCGCCGCCCTCTGGGTGGAGACCACGCCGTTCAAGGAATCCTCGGTCGGCATGCCGGTGGCCGGCCGGGCCGCCGAGCTGGTCAAGGAGTACAAGGCGCTGTCCACCCAGTGGCTGCGCAAGCGCGGCGCCTGGCAGATCGTCGACCGGGTGGCGCAGATCGAGGGCGTCGGCGAGCTCGCCGACAACATCGGCTACGCGCCCTTCGCCACCGCCGAGCAGAAGCTCAAGGTGCTGCTGGAGGCCGACCAGGTCGCCCGCCTGGAGTACGCGCTGACCCTGCTGCGCGACCACCTCGCCGAGGAGGAGGTCAACGACACCATCCGCAAGGACGTCGAGGAGGGCGTGGCCAAGCAGCAGAAGGAGTTCCTGCTCCGCCGCCAGCTGGAGGCCGTCCGCAAGGAACTGGCCGAGCTGAACGGCGACCCGGCCGACGAGGAGGGCGACTACCGCGCCCGGGTCGAGTCCGCCGACCTGCCCGAGAAGGTCCGCGAGGCCGCGCTCAAGGAGGTCGACAAGCTGGAGCGCAGCTCCGACCAGTCCCCCGAGGGCTCCTGGATCCGCACCTGGCTGGACACCGTCCTGGAGCTGCCCTGGAACGAGCGCAGCGAGGACGCGTACGACATCGCCGGCGCCCGCGCGGTGCTGGACGCCGACCACGCCGGCCTGGCCGACGTGAAGGACCGCATCGTCGAGTACCTCGCGGTGCGCAAGCGCCGGGCCGACCAGGGGCTCGGGCTGGTCGGCGGGCGCCGGGGCGGCGCGGTGCTGGCCCTGGTCGGCCCGCCCGGCGTCGGCAAGACCTCGCTCGGCGAGTCGGTGGCCCGCGCCATGGGTCGCAGCTTCGTCCGGGTCGCGCTCGGCGGCGTCCGGGACGAGGCCGAGATCCGCGGCCACCGGCGCACCTACGTCGGCGCGCAGCCCGGCCGGCTGGTGCGGGCGATCAAGGAGGCCGGCTCGATGAACCCGGTCGTCCTGCTCGACGAGATCGACAAGGTCGGCTCCGACTACCGGGGAGACCCGGCCGCCGCCCTGCTGGAGGTGCTGGACCCGGCGCAGAACCACACCTTCCGGGACCACTACCTGGAGGTCGAGCTCGACCTCTCCGACGTCGTCTTCCTCGCCACCGCCAACGTGCTGGAGGCCATCCCCGAGCCGCTGCTCGACCGGATGGAGCTGGTCAGGCTCGACGGCTACACCGAGGACGAGAAGGTCGTCATCGCCCGCGACCACCTGCTCCCGCGCCAGCTGGAGAAGGCCGGCCTCGGCGGCGAGCAGGTCAGCGTGGACGAGGAGGCGCTGCGCAGGCTCGCGGGGGAGTACACCCGGGAGGCGGGCGTACGGAACCTGGAGCGCTCGATCGCCCGGGTGCTGCGCAAGATCGCCGCACAGGCCGAGCTGGGCGAGCGCGAGCTGCCCGCCGCGGTCGGCGCGGCGGACCTGCGCGCCCTGATCGGCCGGCCGCACCACGTGCCGGAGTCCGCCCAGGAGCCGGCCGAGCGCCGCACCGCCGTCCCCGGCGTGGCCACCGGCCTCGCGGTGACCGGCGCCGGCGGCGACGTCCTCTACATCGAGGCCTCGCTGGCCGACGCCGAGACCGGCGGCACCGGGCTGACCCTCACCGGCCAGCTGGGCGACGTGATGAAGGAGTCCGCGCACATCGCGCTCTCCTACCTGCGTTCGCGCGGTGCCGAGCTGGAGCTGCCGGTCACCTCGCTGCGCGACCGCGGCGTGCACCTGCACGTCCCGGCCGGGGCCGTCCCCAAGGACGGCCCGAGCGCCGGCATCACCATGACCACGGCGCTGGCCTCGCTGCTCTCCGGCCGCAAGGTGCGCACCGACGTGGCGATGACCGGCGAGGTGTCGCTGACCGGGCGGGTGCTGCCGATCGGCGGGGTGAAGCAGAAGCTGCTCGCCGCCGACCGGGCCGGGGTCACCACGGTGATCATCCCCAAGCGCAACGAGGCCGACCTGGACGACGTCCCGGCCGAGGTGCTGGAGCGGCTCACCGTCCACCCGGTGGCGGACGTGCGGGAGGTGCTGACGCTGGCCCTGGAGCCGGCCGAGGTGCTGGTCGCCGCCTGA
- a CDS encoding rhomboid-like protein has product MAVVRTGPGGNAPTGAPYGMLRLGLRAGVAPWVLDRVPTPRRTPFTLGYLAVVGATTTFARLADPDLVQRLQEASSSDGHNLLQHPLRALVLSGFWVAGEVWMPYLWGFAFTLAPLERRVGSARAAAVFGIGHVAATLLSQGVVITAVGAGRMAPEVLDHLDIGVSYGVLACLGAVAGLLSWRGRLLALGGAGLMIAEQIASDRDVVTAVGHPAAVLAGVALWRWLRRAERRPPRPRAEVAPGVPFADVPDILRIS; this is encoded by the coding sequence ATGGCGGTAGTGCGGACCGGGCCCGGCGGGAACGCGCCCACGGGAGCGCCGTACGGAATGCTCCGGCTCGGGCTGCGCGCCGGCGTCGCGCCATGGGTGCTGGACCGCGTTCCGACGCCCCGACGCACCCCCTTCACCCTCGGGTACCTCGCCGTCGTCGGCGCCACCACGACCTTCGCCCGGCTCGCCGATCCGGACCTCGTCCAGCGGCTGCAGGAAGCCTCCAGCTCGGACGGGCACAACCTGCTGCAGCACCCGCTGCGGGCCCTGGTGCTGAGCGGTTTCTGGGTGGCCGGCGAGGTCTGGATGCCCTACCTGTGGGGATTCGCCTTCACCCTCGCCCCGCTGGAGCGCAGGGTCGGATCCGCCCGGGCGGCCGCCGTCTTCGGGATCGGGCACGTCGCGGCGACGCTGCTCTCCCAGGGCGTGGTGATCACCGCGGTGGGGGCCGGGCGGATGGCGCCCGAGGTGCTGGACCACCTGGACATCGGGGTCAGCTACGGCGTGCTCGCCTGCCTGGGCGCGGTGGCCGGACTGCTCTCCTGGCGCGGGCGGCTGCTGGCCCTGGGCGGCGCCGGACTGATGATCGCCGAGCAGATCGCCTCCGACCGGGACGTGGTCACCGCGGTGGGGCACCCGGCGGCGGTGCTCGCCGGAGTGGCGCTCTGGCGCTGGCTGCGCCGGGCCGAGCGGCGCCCGCCCCGGCCGCGGGCCGAAGTGGCGCCCGGCGTTCCCTTTGCGGACGTTCCCGACATCCTGAGGATTTCTTGA
- a CDS encoding response regulator transcription factor, with protein sequence MTEIQQDNHNTGGTVSSQRRVLVVEDEPTIAESIAARLGAEGFKVAVAHDGPGAVDGFHTWQPDLVVLDIMLPGFDGLEVCRRIQAQRPVPVLMLTARDDETDLLVGLGVGADDYMTKPFSMRELAARVNVLLRRVERAQQAARTPALGSLRFGELEIDHVQRRVRLASGDVHLTPTEFDLLACLAAQPRAVLTREQLLAEVWDWTDASGTRTVDSHVKALRRKIGASWIRTVHGVGYALEAPLS encoded by the coding sequence GTGACAGAAATTCAGCAGGACAACCACAACACCGGCGGCACAGTGAGCAGCCAGCGCAGAGTGCTGGTGGTGGAGGACGAGCCCACGATCGCCGAGTCGATCGCGGCCCGGCTGGGCGCGGAGGGCTTCAAGGTCGCCGTGGCCCACGACGGGCCGGGCGCGGTCGACGGCTTCCACACCTGGCAGCCCGACCTGGTCGTCCTCGACATCATGCTGCCCGGCTTCGACGGCCTGGAGGTGTGCCGCCGGATCCAGGCCCAACGCCCGGTGCCGGTACTGATGCTGACCGCGCGCGACGACGAGACGGACCTGCTGGTCGGCCTCGGCGTGGGCGCGGACGACTACATGACCAAGCCGTTCTCGATGCGCGAACTGGCCGCCCGGGTCAACGTGCTGCTGCGCCGCGTCGAGCGCGCCCAGCAGGCCGCCCGGACGCCCGCGCTCGGCTCGCTGCGCTTCGGCGAGCTGGAGATCGACCACGTGCAGCGCCGGGTCCGGCTGGCCTCGGGCGACGTCCACCTGACGCCGACCGAGTTCGACCTGCTCGCCTGCCTGGCCGCCCAGCCGCGCGCCGTGCTCACCCGCGAGCAGCTGCTGGCCGAGGTCTGGGACTGGACCGACGCGTCCGGCACCCGCACCGTGGACAGCCACGTCAAGGCACTGCGCCGCAAGATCGGCGCCAGCTGGATCCGCACCGTGCACGGTGTCGGGTACGCACTGGAGGCCCCGCTCTCCTAG
- a CDS encoding sensor histidine kinase translates to MTFPQQRNGDSEGARPQTLAARAAHRVWTDIRPLDPVRSIKGKLALLVIVSVFLATGMVVVAIRSETQIRIIMVFSMIASLLFMQFLAHGLTAPLREMTAAARAMASGDYSRRVEVNSRDEIGELAAAFNAMAADLEAADQHRRELVANVSHELRTPIAALRAVLENVVDGVVQPNPATLGAALEQTERLGRLVTHLLDLSKIDDGVVDLDARPFEVREFLDGVLRGVTVDGATAGGAFSRRGDVRLALEVSPAGLTGVADPERLHQVVANLVDNACKHSPPGGTVTVRARPDCEDGALLLEVEDEGPGIPPADRTRVFERFSRSGTATAAGAGADGGTGLGLAIARWAVDLHGGRIAVAESPRGCRIVVRLPGQRQDEGQDGSRDEGRDICHRSDTDAYEDR, encoded by the coding sequence ATGACCTTTCCACAGCAACGCAACGGGGACTCCGAGGGCGCACGGCCGCAGACGCTGGCCGCCCGTGCAGCCCACCGGGTCTGGACCGACATCCGGCCGCTCGACCCGGTGCGCTCGATCAAGGGCAAGCTCGCCCTGCTCGTGATCGTCTCCGTGTTCCTGGCCACCGGGATGGTGGTCGTGGCGATCCGGTCCGAGACCCAGATCCGGATCATCATGGTCTTCTCCATGATCGCCTCGCTGCTCTTCATGCAGTTCCTCGCGCACGGGCTGACCGCCCCCCTGCGCGAGATGACGGCCGCCGCCCGCGCGATGGCCTCCGGCGACTACAGCCGCCGGGTCGAGGTGAACTCGCGCGACGAGATCGGCGAGCTGGCGGCCGCCTTCAACGCCATGGCCGCCGACCTGGAAGCCGCCGACCAGCACCGGCGCGAGCTGGTCGCCAACGTCTCGCACGAGCTGCGCACGCCGATCGCCGCGCTGCGCGCCGTGCTGGAGAACGTGGTGGACGGGGTCGTCCAGCCCAATCCGGCGACGCTGGGGGCGGCGCTGGAGCAGACCGAGCGGCTCGGCCGCCTGGTCACCCACCTGCTCGACCTCTCCAAGATCGACGACGGCGTGGTCGACCTGGACGCCCGTCCCTTCGAGGTGCGCGAGTTCCTGGACGGTGTGCTGCGCGGGGTCACCGTGGACGGCGCGACGGCCGGCGGGGCCTTCTCCCGCCGCGGCGACGTCCGGCTCGCCCTGGAGGTCAGCCCGGCCGGCCTGACCGGCGTCGCGGACCCGGAACGGCTCCACCAGGTGGTCGCCAACCTGGTCGACAACGCCTGCAAGCACTCCCCGCCCGGCGGCACCGTGACGGTGCGCGCCCGTCCCGACTGCGAGGACGGCGCCCTCCTGCTGGAGGTCGAGGACGAGGGCCCCGGCATCCCGCCGGCCGACCGCACCCGGGTCTTCGAGCGGTTCAGCCGCAGCGGCACCGCGACCGCCGCCGGGGCGGGCGCGGACGGCGGCACCGGCCTGGGCCTGGCCATCGCCCGCTGGGCGGTGGACCTGCACGGCGGTCGGATCGCGGTGGCCGAGTCCCCGCGCGGCTGCCGGATCGTGGTCCGCCTGCCCGGGCAGCGGCAGGACGAGGGCCAGGACGGGAGCCGGGACGAGGGCCGGGACATTTGTCACAGATCCGACACAGACGCATACGAAGATCGTTAG